From Pan troglodytes isolate AG18354 chromosome 11, NHGRI_mPanTro3-v2.0_pri, whole genome shotgun sequence, the proteins below share one genomic window:
- the ENTR1 gene encoding endosome-associated-trafficking regulator 1 isoform X3, with amino-acid sequence MSGYQRRPGATPLSRARSLAIPDAPAFYERRSCLPQLNCERPHGRDLDSPFFGIRPAFMCYVPSPVLASVGDTDFGYGKGKCSKQSPSGAHGTHFGDDRFEDLEEANPFSFKEFLKTKNLGLSKEDPASRIYAKEASRHSLGLDHNSPPSQTGGYGLEYQQPFFEDPTGAGDLLDEEEDEDTGWSGAYLPSAIEQTHPERVPAGTSPCSTYLSFFSTPSELAGPESLPSWALSDTDSRVSPASPAGSPSADFAVHGESLGDRHLRTLQISYDALKDENSKLRRKLNEVQSFSEAQTEMVRTLERKLEAKMIKEESDYHDLESVVQQKRAVKAENHVVKLKQEISLLQAQVSNFQRENEALRCGQGASLTVVKQNADVALQNLRVVMNSAQASIKQLVSGAETLNLVAEILKSIDRISEIKDEEEDS; translated from the exons ATGTCGGGCTACCAGCGCCGCCCGGGCGCCACCCCGCTGTCCCGAGCCCGGAGCCTCGCCATTCCCGACG CTCCAGCGTTCTATGAGCGCCGGTCTTGTCTCCCCCAGCTAAATTGTGAGCGCCCCCATGGCAGGGACCTGGACTCCCCCTTCTTCGGCATTCGGCCGGCCTTTATGTGCTATGTACCCAGCCCGGTGCTGGCTTCCGTGGGAGACACAG ATTTTGGCTATGGAAAGGGGAAATGTTCTAAGCAGAGCCCGTCAGGAGCCCACGGGACACATTTTGGAG ATGACAGATTTGAAGATCTTGAAGAGGCAAATCCATTCTCTTTTAAAGAGTTTCTGAAGACCAAGAACCTCGGCCTGTCGAAGGAGGATCCGGCCAGCAGAATTTATGCAAAG gaagCCTCGAGGCATTCCCTGGGACTTGACCACAACTCCCCACCCTCCCAAACCGGGGGGTATGGCCTGGAGTATCAGCAGCCATTTTTCGAGGACCCGACAGGGGCCGGTGACCTCCTggatgaggaggaggatgaggacacCGGATGGAGTGGAGCCTACCTGCCGTCTGCCATCGAGCAGACTCACCCCGAGAGGGTCCCTGCCGGCACGTCGCCCTGCAGCACAtacctttcctttttctccaccccGTCGGAGCTGGCAGGGCCTGAGTCTCTGCCCTCGTGGGCGTTGAGTGACACTGATTCTCGCGTGTCTCCGGCCTCTCCGGCAGGGAGTCCTAGCGCAGACTTTGCGGTTCATGGAGAGTCTCTGGGAGACAGGCACCTGCGGACGCTGCAGATAAGTTACGACGCA CTGAAAGATGAAAATTCTAAGCTGAGAAGAAAGCTGAATGAGGTTCAGAGCTTCTCTGAAGCTCAAACAGAAAT GGTGAGGACACTTGAGCGGAAATTAGAAGCAAAAATGATCAAGGAGGAAAGCGACTACCACGACCTGGAGTCGGTGGTTCAGCAG AAACGGGCTGTAAAGGCAGAAAACCACGTTGTGAAACTAAAACAGGAAATCAGTTTGCTCCAG GCGCAGGTCTCCAACTTCCAGCGAGAGAATGAAGCCCTGCGGTGCGGCCAGGGCGCCAGCCTGACCGTGGTGAAGCAGAACGCCGACGTGGCCCTGCAGAACCTCCGGGTGGTCATGAATAGCGCACAGGCTTCCATCAA GCAACTGGTTTCCGGAGCTGAGACACTGAATCTTGTTGCCGAAATCCTTAAATCTATAGACAGAATTTCTGAAATTAAAGACGAGGAGGAAGACTCTTGA
- the ENTR1 gene encoding endosome-associated-trafficking regulator 1 isoform X6: MSGYQRRPGATPLSRARSLAIPDAPAFYERRSCLPQLNCERPHGRDLDSPFFGIRPAFMCYVPSPVLASVGDTDDRFEDLEEANPFSFKEFLKTKNLGLSKEDPASRIYAKEASRHSLGLDHNSPPSQTGGYGLEYQQPFFEDPTGAGDLLDEEEDEDTGWSGAYLPSAIEQTHPERVPAGTSPCSTYLSFFSTPSELAGPESLPSWALSDTDSRVSPASPAGSPSADFAVHGESLGDRHLRTLQISYDALKDENSKLRRKLNEVQSFSEAQTEMVRTLERKLEAKMIKEESDYHDLESVVQQKRAVKAENHVVKLKQEISLLQAQVSNFQRENEALRCGQGASLTVVKQNADVALQNLRVVMNSAQASIKQLVSGAETLNLVAEILKSIDRISEIKDEEEDS, from the exons ATGTCGGGCTACCAGCGCCGCCCGGGCGCCACCCCGCTGTCCCGAGCCCGGAGCCTCGCCATTCCCGACG CTCCAGCGTTCTATGAGCGCCGGTCTTGTCTCCCCCAGCTAAATTGTGAGCGCCCCCATGGCAGGGACCTGGACTCCCCCTTCTTCGGCATTCGGCCGGCCTTTATGTGCTATGTACCCAGCCCGGTGCTGGCTTCCGTGGGAGACACAG ATGACAGATTTGAAGATCTTGAAGAGGCAAATCCATTCTCTTTTAAAGAGTTTCTGAAGACCAAGAACCTCGGCCTGTCGAAGGAGGATCCGGCCAGCAGAATTTATGCAAAG gaagCCTCGAGGCATTCCCTGGGACTTGACCACAACTCCCCACCCTCCCAAACCGGGGGGTATGGCCTGGAGTATCAGCAGCCATTTTTCGAGGACCCGACAGGGGCCGGTGACCTCCTggatgaggaggaggatgaggacacCGGATGGAGTGGAGCCTACCTGCCGTCTGCCATCGAGCAGACTCACCCCGAGAGGGTCCCTGCCGGCACGTCGCCCTGCAGCACAtacctttcctttttctccaccccGTCGGAGCTGGCAGGGCCTGAGTCTCTGCCCTCGTGGGCGTTGAGTGACACTGATTCTCGCGTGTCTCCGGCCTCTCCGGCAGGGAGTCCTAGCGCAGACTTTGCGGTTCATGGAGAGTCTCTGGGAGACAGGCACCTGCGGACGCTGCAGATAAGTTACGACGCA CTGAAAGATGAAAATTCTAAGCTGAGAAGAAAGCTGAATGAGGTTCAGAGCTTCTCTGAAGCTCAAACAGAAAT GGTGAGGACACTTGAGCGGAAATTAGAAGCAAAAATGATCAAGGAGGAAAGCGACTACCACGACCTGGAGTCGGTGGTTCAGCAG AAACGGGCTGTAAAGGCAGAAAACCACGTTGTGAAACTAAAACAGGAAATCAGTTTGCTCCAG GCGCAGGTCTCCAACTTCCAGCGAGAGAATGAAGCCCTGCGGTGCGGCCAGGGCGCCAGCCTGACCGTGGTGAAGCAGAACGCCGACGTGGCCCTGCAGAACCTCCGGGTGGTCATGAATAGCGCACAGGCTTCCATCAA GCAACTGGTTTCCGGAGCTGAGACACTGAATCTTGTTGCCGAAATCCTTAAATCTATAGACAGAATTTCTGAAATTAAAGACGAGGAGGAAGACTCTTGA
- the ENTR1 gene encoding endosome-associated-trafficking regulator 1 isoform X9 has translation MSGYQRRPGATPLSRARSLAIPDDDRFEDLEEANPFSFKEFLKTKNLGLSKEDPASRIYAKEASRHSLGLDHNSPPSQTGGYGLEYQQPFFEDPTGAGDLLDEEEDEDTGWSGAYLPSAIEQTHPERVPAGTSPCSTYLSFFSTPSELAGPESLPSWALSDTDSRVSPASPAGSPSADFAVHGESLGDRHLRTLQISYDALKDENSKLRRKLNEVQSFSEAQTEMVRTLERKLEAKMIKEESDYHDLESVVQQKRAVKAENHVVKLKQEISLLQAQVSNFQRENEALRCGQGASLTVVKQNADVALQNLRVVMNSAQASIKQLVSGAETLNLVAEILKSIDRISEIKDEEEDS, from the exons ATGTCGGGCTACCAGCGCCGCCCGGGCGCCACCCCGCTGTCCCGAGCCCGGAGCCTCGCCATTCCCGACG ATGACAGATTTGAAGATCTTGAAGAGGCAAATCCATTCTCTTTTAAAGAGTTTCTGAAGACCAAGAACCTCGGCCTGTCGAAGGAGGATCCGGCCAGCAGAATTTATGCAAAG gaagCCTCGAGGCATTCCCTGGGACTTGACCACAACTCCCCACCCTCCCAAACCGGGGGGTATGGCCTGGAGTATCAGCAGCCATTTTTCGAGGACCCGACAGGGGCCGGTGACCTCCTggatgaggaggaggatgaggacacCGGATGGAGTGGAGCCTACCTGCCGTCTGCCATCGAGCAGACTCACCCCGAGAGGGTCCCTGCCGGCACGTCGCCCTGCAGCACAtacctttcctttttctccaccccGTCGGAGCTGGCAGGGCCTGAGTCTCTGCCCTCGTGGGCGTTGAGTGACACTGATTCTCGCGTGTCTCCGGCCTCTCCGGCAGGGAGTCCTAGCGCAGACTTTGCGGTTCATGGAGAGTCTCTGGGAGACAGGCACCTGCGGACGCTGCAGATAAGTTACGACGCA CTGAAAGATGAAAATTCTAAGCTGAGAAGAAAGCTGAATGAGGTTCAGAGCTTCTCTGAAGCTCAAACAGAAAT GGTGAGGACACTTGAGCGGAAATTAGAAGCAAAAATGATCAAGGAGGAAAGCGACTACCACGACCTGGAGTCGGTGGTTCAGCAG AAACGGGCTGTAAAGGCAGAAAACCACGTTGTGAAACTAAAACAGGAAATCAGTTTGCTCCAG GCGCAGGTCTCCAACTTCCAGCGAGAGAATGAAGCCCTGCGGTGCGGCCAGGGCGCCAGCCTGACCGTGGTGAAGCAGAACGCCGACGTGGCCCTGCAGAACCTCCGGGTGGTCATGAATAGCGCACAGGCTTCCATCAA GCAACTGGTTTCCGGAGCTGAGACACTGAATCTTGTTGCCGAAATCCTTAAATCTATAGACAGAATTTCTGAAATTAAAGACGAGGAGGAAGACTCTTGA
- the ENTR1 gene encoding endosome-associated-trafficking regulator 1 isoform X5 → MSGYQRRPGATPLSRARSLAIPDAPAFYERRSCLPQLNCERPHGRDLDSPFFGIRPAFMCYVPSPVLASVGDTDDRFEDLEEANPFSFKEFLKTKNLGLSKEDPASRIYAKEASRHSLGLDHNSPPSQTGGYGLEYQQPFFEDPTGAGDLLDEEEDEDTGWSGAYLPSAIEQTHPERVPAGTSPCSTYLSFFSTPSELAGPESLPSWALSDTDSRVSPASPAGSPSADFAVHGESLGDRHLRTLQISYDALKDENSKLRRKLNEVQSFSEAQTEMVRTLERKLEAKMIKEESDYHDLESVVQQVEQNLELMTKRAVKAENHVVKLKQEISLLQAQVSNFQRENEALRCGQGASLTVVKQNADVALQNLRVVMNSAQASIKQLVSGAETLNLVAEILKSIDRISEIKDEEEDS, encoded by the exons ATGTCGGGCTACCAGCGCCGCCCGGGCGCCACCCCGCTGTCCCGAGCCCGGAGCCTCGCCATTCCCGACG CTCCAGCGTTCTATGAGCGCCGGTCTTGTCTCCCCCAGCTAAATTGTGAGCGCCCCCATGGCAGGGACCTGGACTCCCCCTTCTTCGGCATTCGGCCGGCCTTTATGTGCTATGTACCCAGCCCGGTGCTGGCTTCCGTGGGAGACACAG ATGACAGATTTGAAGATCTTGAAGAGGCAAATCCATTCTCTTTTAAAGAGTTTCTGAAGACCAAGAACCTCGGCCTGTCGAAGGAGGATCCGGCCAGCAGAATTTATGCAAAG gaagCCTCGAGGCATTCCCTGGGACTTGACCACAACTCCCCACCCTCCCAAACCGGGGGGTATGGCCTGGAGTATCAGCAGCCATTTTTCGAGGACCCGACAGGGGCCGGTGACCTCCTggatgaggaggaggatgaggacacCGGATGGAGTGGAGCCTACCTGCCGTCTGCCATCGAGCAGACTCACCCCGAGAGGGTCCCTGCCGGCACGTCGCCCTGCAGCACAtacctttcctttttctccaccccGTCGGAGCTGGCAGGGCCTGAGTCTCTGCCCTCGTGGGCGTTGAGTGACACTGATTCTCGCGTGTCTCCGGCCTCTCCGGCAGGGAGTCCTAGCGCAGACTTTGCGGTTCATGGAGAGTCTCTGGGAGACAGGCACCTGCGGACGCTGCAGATAAGTTACGACGCA CTGAAAGATGAAAATTCTAAGCTGAGAAGAAAGCTGAATGAGGTTCAGAGCTTCTCTGAAGCTCAAACAGAAAT GGTGAGGACACTTGAGCGGAAATTAGAAGCAAAAATGATCAAGGAGGAAAGCGACTACCACGACCTGGAGTCGGTGGTTCAGCAGGTGGAGCAGAACCTGGAGCTGATGACC AAACGGGCTGTAAAGGCAGAAAACCACGTTGTGAAACTAAAACAGGAAATCAGTTTGCTCCAG GCGCAGGTCTCCAACTTCCAGCGAGAGAATGAAGCCCTGCGGTGCGGCCAGGGCGCCAGCCTGACCGTGGTGAAGCAGAACGCCGACGTGGCCCTGCAGAACCTCCGGGTGGTCATGAATAGCGCACAGGCTTCCATCAA GCAACTGGTTTCCGGAGCTGAGACACTGAATCTTGTTGCCGAAATCCTTAAATCTATAGACAGAATTTCTGAAATTAAAGACGAGGAGGAAGACTCTTGA
- the ENTR1 gene encoding endosome-associated-trafficking regulator 1 isoform X7 yields the protein MSGYQRRPGATPLSRARSLAIPDDFGYGKGKCSKQSPSGAHGTHFGDDRFEDLEEANPFSFKEFLKTKNLGLSKEDPASRIYAKEASRHSLGLDHNSPPSQTGGYGLEYQQPFFEDPTGAGDLLDEEEDEDTGWSGAYLPSAIEQTHPERVPAGTSPCSTYLSFFSTPSELAGPESLPSWALSDTDSRVSPASPAGSPSADFAVHGESLGDRHLRTLQISYDALKDENSKLRRKLNEVQSFSEAQTEMVRTLERKLEAKMIKEESDYHDLESVVQQVEQNLELMTKRAVKAENHVVKLKQEISLLQAQVSNFQRENEALRCGQGASLTVVKQNADVALQNLRVVMNSAQASIKQLVSGAETLNLVAEILKSIDRISEIKDEEEDS from the exons ATGTCGGGCTACCAGCGCCGCCCGGGCGCCACCCCGCTGTCCCGAGCCCGGAGCCTCGCCATTCCCGACG ATTTTGGCTATGGAAAGGGGAAATGTTCTAAGCAGAGCCCGTCAGGAGCCCACGGGACACATTTTGGAG ATGACAGATTTGAAGATCTTGAAGAGGCAAATCCATTCTCTTTTAAAGAGTTTCTGAAGACCAAGAACCTCGGCCTGTCGAAGGAGGATCCGGCCAGCAGAATTTATGCAAAG gaagCCTCGAGGCATTCCCTGGGACTTGACCACAACTCCCCACCCTCCCAAACCGGGGGGTATGGCCTGGAGTATCAGCAGCCATTTTTCGAGGACCCGACAGGGGCCGGTGACCTCCTggatgaggaggaggatgaggacacCGGATGGAGTGGAGCCTACCTGCCGTCTGCCATCGAGCAGACTCACCCCGAGAGGGTCCCTGCCGGCACGTCGCCCTGCAGCACAtacctttcctttttctccaccccGTCGGAGCTGGCAGGGCCTGAGTCTCTGCCCTCGTGGGCGTTGAGTGACACTGATTCTCGCGTGTCTCCGGCCTCTCCGGCAGGGAGTCCTAGCGCAGACTTTGCGGTTCATGGAGAGTCTCTGGGAGACAGGCACCTGCGGACGCTGCAGATAAGTTACGACGCA CTGAAAGATGAAAATTCTAAGCTGAGAAGAAAGCTGAATGAGGTTCAGAGCTTCTCTGAAGCTCAAACAGAAAT GGTGAGGACACTTGAGCGGAAATTAGAAGCAAAAATGATCAAGGAGGAAAGCGACTACCACGACCTGGAGTCGGTGGTTCAGCAGGTGGAGCAGAACCTGGAGCTGATGACC AAACGGGCTGTAAAGGCAGAAAACCACGTTGTGAAACTAAAACAGGAAATCAGTTTGCTCCAG GCGCAGGTCTCCAACTTCCAGCGAGAGAATGAAGCCCTGCGGTGCGGCCAGGGCGCCAGCCTGACCGTGGTGAAGCAGAACGCCGACGTGGCCCTGCAGAACCTCCGGGTGGTCATGAATAGCGCACAGGCTTCCATCAA GCAACTGGTTTCCGGAGCTGAGACACTGAATCTTGTTGCCGAAATCCTTAAATCTATAGACAGAATTTCTGAAATTAAAGACGAGGAGGAAGACTCTTGA
- the ENTR1 gene encoding endosome-associated-trafficking regulator 1 isoform X1 — MSGYQRRPGATPLSRARSLAIPDAPAFYERRSCLPQLNCERPHGRDLDSPFFGIRPAFMCYVPSPVLASVGDTGERRGRRPRGRFQFPRHVWHLRCSTSSSIDPSMSRALTACQALGIQRRSPLLGAHSLVAGRPPPRQTVPVQDDDRFEDLEEANPFSFKEFLKTKNLGLSKEDPASRIYAKEASRHSLGLDHNSPPSQTGGYGLEYQQPFFEDPTGAGDLLDEEEDEDTGWSGAYLPSAIEQTHPERVPAGTSPCSTYLSFFSTPSELAGPESLPSWALSDTDSRVSPASPAGSPSADFAVHGESLGDRHLRTLQISYDALKDENSKLRRKLNEVQSFSEAQTEMVRTLERKLEAKMIKEESDYHDLESVVQQVEQNLELMTKRAVKAENHVVKLKQEISLLQAQVSNFQRENEALRCGQGASLTVVKQNADVALQNLRVVMNSAQASIKQLVSGAETLNLVAEILKSIDRISEIKDEEEDS; from the exons ATGTCGGGCTACCAGCGCCGCCCGGGCGCCACCCCGCTGTCCCGAGCCCGGAGCCTCGCCATTCCCGACG CTCCAGCGTTCTATGAGCGCCGGTCTTGTCTCCCCCAGCTAAATTGTGAGCGCCCCCATGGCAGGGACCTGGACTCCCCCTTCTTCGGCATTCGGCCGGCCTTTATGTGCTATGTACCCAGCCCGGTGCTGGCTTCCGTGGGAGACACAGGTGAGAGACGAGGGCGCCGGCCCCGGGGACGCTTCCAGTTCCCGCGCCACGTGTGGCACCTCCGCTGCAGCACGAGCTCGTCCATTGACCCATCAATGAGCAGAGCGCTCACTGCGTGCCAGGCACTCGGAATTCAAAGGCGGAGTCCCCTGCTAGGAGCTCACAGTCTGGTTGCGGGGAGACCTCCCCCAAGACAGACAGTTCCAGTACAGGATG ATGACAGATTTGAAGATCTTGAAGAGGCAAATCCATTCTCTTTTAAAGAGTTTCTGAAGACCAAGAACCTCGGCCTGTCGAAGGAGGATCCGGCCAGCAGAATTTATGCAAAG gaagCCTCGAGGCATTCCCTGGGACTTGACCACAACTCCCCACCCTCCCAAACCGGGGGGTATGGCCTGGAGTATCAGCAGCCATTTTTCGAGGACCCGACAGGGGCCGGTGACCTCCTggatgaggaggaggatgaggacacCGGATGGAGTGGAGCCTACCTGCCGTCTGCCATCGAGCAGACTCACCCCGAGAGGGTCCCTGCCGGCACGTCGCCCTGCAGCACAtacctttcctttttctccaccccGTCGGAGCTGGCAGGGCCTGAGTCTCTGCCCTCGTGGGCGTTGAGTGACACTGATTCTCGCGTGTCTCCGGCCTCTCCGGCAGGGAGTCCTAGCGCAGACTTTGCGGTTCATGGAGAGTCTCTGGGAGACAGGCACCTGCGGACGCTGCAGATAAGTTACGACGCA CTGAAAGATGAAAATTCTAAGCTGAGAAGAAAGCTGAATGAGGTTCAGAGCTTCTCTGAAGCTCAAACAGAAAT GGTGAGGACACTTGAGCGGAAATTAGAAGCAAAAATGATCAAGGAGGAAAGCGACTACCACGACCTGGAGTCGGTGGTTCAGCAGGTGGAGCAGAACCTGGAGCTGATGACC AAACGGGCTGTAAAGGCAGAAAACCACGTTGTGAAACTAAAACAGGAAATCAGTTTGCTCCAG GCGCAGGTCTCCAACTTCCAGCGAGAGAATGAAGCCCTGCGGTGCGGCCAGGGCGCCAGCCTGACCGTGGTGAAGCAGAACGCCGACGTGGCCCTGCAGAACCTCCGGGTGGTCATGAATAGCGCACAGGCTTCCATCAA GCAACTGGTTTCCGGAGCTGAGACACTGAATCTTGTTGCCGAAATCCTTAAATCTATAGACAGAATTTCTGAAATTAAAGACGAGGAGGAAGACTCTTGA
- the ENTR1 gene encoding endosome-associated-trafficking regulator 1 isoform X4, with translation MSGYQRRPGATPLSRARSLAIPDAPAFYERRSCLPQLNCERPHGRDLDSPFFGIRPAFMCYVPSPVLASVGDTDFGYGKGKCSKQSPSGAHGTHFGDDRFEDLEEANPFSFKEFLKTKNLGLSKEDPASRIYAKEASRHSLGLDHNSPPSQTGGYGLEYQQPFFEDPTGAGDLLDEEEDEDTGWSGAYLPSAIEQTHPERVPAGTSPCSTYLSFFSTPSELAGPESLPSWALSDTDSRVSPASPAGSPSADFAVHGESLGDRHLRTLQISYDALKDENSKLRRKLNEVQSFSEAQTEMVRTLERKLEAKMIKEESDYHDLESVVQQVEQNLELMTKRAVKAENHVVKLKQEISLLQAQVSNFQRENEALRCGQGASLTVVKQNADVALQNLRVVMNSAQASIKTPLLLSSCCHPS, from the exons ATGTCGGGCTACCAGCGCCGCCCGGGCGCCACCCCGCTGTCCCGAGCCCGGAGCCTCGCCATTCCCGACG CTCCAGCGTTCTATGAGCGCCGGTCTTGTCTCCCCCAGCTAAATTGTGAGCGCCCCCATGGCAGGGACCTGGACTCCCCCTTCTTCGGCATTCGGCCGGCCTTTATGTGCTATGTACCCAGCCCGGTGCTGGCTTCCGTGGGAGACACAG ATTTTGGCTATGGAAAGGGGAAATGTTCTAAGCAGAGCCCGTCAGGAGCCCACGGGACACATTTTGGAG ATGACAGATTTGAAGATCTTGAAGAGGCAAATCCATTCTCTTTTAAAGAGTTTCTGAAGACCAAGAACCTCGGCCTGTCGAAGGAGGATCCGGCCAGCAGAATTTATGCAAAG gaagCCTCGAGGCATTCCCTGGGACTTGACCACAACTCCCCACCCTCCCAAACCGGGGGGTATGGCCTGGAGTATCAGCAGCCATTTTTCGAGGACCCGACAGGGGCCGGTGACCTCCTggatgaggaggaggatgaggacacCGGATGGAGTGGAGCCTACCTGCCGTCTGCCATCGAGCAGACTCACCCCGAGAGGGTCCCTGCCGGCACGTCGCCCTGCAGCACAtacctttcctttttctccaccccGTCGGAGCTGGCAGGGCCTGAGTCTCTGCCCTCGTGGGCGTTGAGTGACACTGATTCTCGCGTGTCTCCGGCCTCTCCGGCAGGGAGTCCTAGCGCAGACTTTGCGGTTCATGGAGAGTCTCTGGGAGACAGGCACCTGCGGACGCTGCAGATAAGTTACGACGCA CTGAAAGATGAAAATTCTAAGCTGAGAAGAAAGCTGAATGAGGTTCAGAGCTTCTCTGAAGCTCAAACAGAAAT GGTGAGGACACTTGAGCGGAAATTAGAAGCAAAAATGATCAAGGAGGAAAGCGACTACCACGACCTGGAGTCGGTGGTTCAGCAGGTGGAGCAGAACCTGGAGCTGATGACC AAACGGGCTGTAAAGGCAGAAAACCACGTTGTGAAACTAAAACAGGAAATCAGTTTGCTCCAG GCGCAGGTCTCCAACTTCCAGCGAGAGAATGAAGCCCTGCGGTGCGGCCAGGGCGCCAGCCTGACCGTGGTGAAGCAGAACGCCGACGTGGCCCTGCAGAACCTCCGGGTGGTCATGAATAGCGCACAGGCTTCCATCAA AACCCCGTTGCTGCTGAGTAGCTGCTGCCACCCATCCTGA
- the ENTR1 gene encoding endosome-associated-trafficking regulator 1 isoform X2 translates to MSGYQRRPGATPLSRARSLAIPDAPAFYERRSCLPQLNCERPHGRDLDSPFFGIRPAFMCYVPSPVLASVGDTDFGYGKGKCSKQSPSGAHGTHFGDDRFEDLEEANPFSFKEFLKTKNLGLSKEDPASRIYAKEASRHSLGLDHNSPPSQTGGYGLEYQQPFFEDPTGAGDLLDEEEDEDTGWSGAYLPSAIEQTHPERVPAGTSPCSTYLSFFSTPSELAGPESLPSWALSDTDSRVSPASPAGSPSADFAVHGESLGDRHLRTLQISYDALKDENSKLRRKLNEVQSFSEAQTEMVRTLERKLEAKMIKEESDYHDLESVVQQVEQNLELMTKRAVKAENHVVKLKQEISLLQAQVSNFQRENEALRCGQGASLTVVKQNADVALQNLRVVMNSAQASIKQLVSGAETLNLVAEILKSIDRISEIKDEEEDS, encoded by the exons ATGTCGGGCTACCAGCGCCGCCCGGGCGCCACCCCGCTGTCCCGAGCCCGGAGCCTCGCCATTCCCGACG CTCCAGCGTTCTATGAGCGCCGGTCTTGTCTCCCCCAGCTAAATTGTGAGCGCCCCCATGGCAGGGACCTGGACTCCCCCTTCTTCGGCATTCGGCCGGCCTTTATGTGCTATGTACCCAGCCCGGTGCTGGCTTCCGTGGGAGACACAG ATTTTGGCTATGGAAAGGGGAAATGTTCTAAGCAGAGCCCGTCAGGAGCCCACGGGACACATTTTGGAG ATGACAGATTTGAAGATCTTGAAGAGGCAAATCCATTCTCTTTTAAAGAGTTTCTGAAGACCAAGAACCTCGGCCTGTCGAAGGAGGATCCGGCCAGCAGAATTTATGCAAAG gaagCCTCGAGGCATTCCCTGGGACTTGACCACAACTCCCCACCCTCCCAAACCGGGGGGTATGGCCTGGAGTATCAGCAGCCATTTTTCGAGGACCCGACAGGGGCCGGTGACCTCCTggatgaggaggaggatgaggacacCGGATGGAGTGGAGCCTACCTGCCGTCTGCCATCGAGCAGACTCACCCCGAGAGGGTCCCTGCCGGCACGTCGCCCTGCAGCACAtacctttcctttttctccaccccGTCGGAGCTGGCAGGGCCTGAGTCTCTGCCCTCGTGGGCGTTGAGTGACACTGATTCTCGCGTGTCTCCGGCCTCTCCGGCAGGGAGTCCTAGCGCAGACTTTGCGGTTCATGGAGAGTCTCTGGGAGACAGGCACCTGCGGACGCTGCAGATAAGTTACGACGCA CTGAAAGATGAAAATTCTAAGCTGAGAAGAAAGCTGAATGAGGTTCAGAGCTTCTCTGAAGCTCAAACAGAAAT GGTGAGGACACTTGAGCGGAAATTAGAAGCAAAAATGATCAAGGAGGAAAGCGACTACCACGACCTGGAGTCGGTGGTTCAGCAGGTGGAGCAGAACCTGGAGCTGATGACC AAACGGGCTGTAAAGGCAGAAAACCACGTTGTGAAACTAAAACAGGAAATCAGTTTGCTCCAG GCGCAGGTCTCCAACTTCCAGCGAGAGAATGAAGCCCTGCGGTGCGGCCAGGGCGCCAGCCTGACCGTGGTGAAGCAGAACGCCGACGTGGCCCTGCAGAACCTCCGGGTGGTCATGAATAGCGCACAGGCTTCCATCAA GCAACTGGTTTCCGGAGCTGAGACACTGAATCTTGTTGCCGAAATCCTTAAATCTATAGACAGAATTTCTGAAATTAAAGACGAGGAGGAAGACTCTTGA